The Salvelinus namaycush isolate Seneca chromosome 11, SaNama_1.0, whole genome shotgun sequence DNA window TACAACCAGATGGTCACCTCTAGGCTATTTTGTGTAGATACCGGCTCCGCACTACTGGATTTAGGGTACATCTCATCAGGATCATAGCATTTTGACAACCGACAATCATTAGAGACAAAAACCATTGTAAAGTACTCATTTTATTGAAACATGCTAAAGTCAAAGGACCATACTGGGGGGTGTAGTTTCCACCACTTCTCTAAATGTACTGGAAAGTGATGCACCCTTCAGGCCACCAACAATTAGATGGCTGTGGAGACAGAAAAGAAACCCATCCCTGTAACAGGTTGAAGAATTGTTAGTAACATGCATCTCATTGCAATGACAGATGAGTCAATTACAGGTTCAAGTTCATTTGGCATCAAAGCTGATACAATTAAAAGCCAAGTGTAAACTATAGTCTTCAATGCCAAAAGCACCAACCTTGTTCTACAGTAGGATATTTTACAAATTCACTGGGGATCTGGGTTTCAGAGTTTTCCACTATTGTGAGCGGTCCAAGAACAGAGTTTTGAACCAGGCCCTGGGGTTctgagaaaaaaaaatatataaattactTCAAGCTGCATTCCCATCAGAAACTCAAGAGTGATCAGCTCAAATGAATATGGAACTACAGTTTATTCAGGCTTGAAATGAAGCGCCTCAAAATACCTGAATCCACACCCCTCTTCAACCGAGGCTTGCAACTCGAGTCACAGCACTTGCAGAGGTCACTTTGAGACGGGTCGTCCAGCAGCTCCCATCTATGAATAAAAAAAAGTTGGCTGTTGCATTGGCACTAACGTCATTATGGTCCAATGTTAAAGAATGTGACCAATACTTACTCTCCAGTCTCTTTAATGTAGTGGCAGGCCTTCTTTTCTATATCAAAAACCTCAGGGTCCCATGCAACAAGCTTACAATGAATATACACCTGGGGTGAAATAAGAGAACAGTCAAGAGCTACAGTATGAAAACAACCCAGTCATACCGAGAACTTGTGGTCCACTCACTTCCTCGCCTAGGGCAAACTTGAAGGACTGCAGGTAAAGCAGAATAGCAGACGAGTGGTACCTAGGCAGGAACCTGGAGTTCCCAGTCTTCCCATCTGCAAGGCAACTGAAAATGCATTGTGCAATGAGCAGACAAACAGAACTTCCATCCAGCAAATAAGCCAactttaaaatgtattcaatactTTAATGGGATGAATTCCCCCCGTGCACATTTTGGGTTtcgccctagcactacacagcagattcaaataatcaaagcttcaTGACGAGTTGGTCATTTGAGTAGGCTGTGTAGCGCTATGCAgtcaaaaaccaaaatgtgcaccctaCATGGCCATAGCCAGGTCTGGTACATACCCCTTGTTGGTGATGATGGGGTACACCAGGCTCGCAGACTGCAGTTCTGGTGTTGTGGCCGCCACACACTCCTCCAAGAGCAGCAGCAAGGGCTGATGGTCCTTCTGATCCACTGCTGCCCAGATGGGGATGAAAGAGCCCAGGGGAAACAGGCTGGTCTTAGCCAGACCAGTAAGGTCTTCTACATGCAACAGAGGGGGGGAAGGGGCGCAATGTTCATACGTACTGTACAGCCACAGGTTTCAACTAGCTTTGGGCA harbors:
- the LOC120055377 gene encoding uncharacterized protein LOC120055377, yielding MSLLWQCAIVLAVVAASAANEDFNVDCEKHSIKVTWKVSPELVENAARLFLGHCVPSTFSVLPTGEGMATFHYNLNGCAIKKRVTGKKHIYSTNLTYRPNRKPKPAAISHHIKCVYIRPEGWIPPFLIPAYGSAEGHGGLVFHMALLNEDLTGLAKTSLFPLGSFIPIWAAVDQKDHQPLLLLLEECVAATTPELQSASLVYPIITNKGCLADGKTGNSRFLPRYHSSAILLYLQSFKFALGEEVYIHCKLVAWDPEVFDIEKKACHYIKETGEWELLDDPSQSDLCKCCDSSCKPRLKRGVDSEPQGLVQNSVLGPLTIVENSETQIPTI